From Chryseobacterium joostei, the proteins below share one genomic window:
- a CDS encoding serine hydrolase domain-containing protein yields the protein MKIKLLLVLVFLAHLCHAQIEGIWNGEVDTQSMKLPVVLKISKESKGYTSSIISPKQSPKEIPVDKIDFNNNELTFEIEKINATYKGSYKTDHFEGNLLQHGKTMALNLYRDKKPENSDVSYLNGKPINTQKIDDFLNYMVQNNQVIGSVSIFRNGSQVYQKDFGQQLLSDVTYDKNTAYQIGSISKLITAVMLLQLVEKGKLKLSDPLSKFYPEIPNAKIITIQTMLNHTSGLGDYVGKSIENNWLFGKQVGDQAIIKVIKKDGVTFKPGEKMSYSNSAYFLLSRILEKIYNKPYNEILKENILEKVKMPHTFSVLDNPKNIFKSYELKDKNWIEVKDFDFHNCIGLGDITSTPEDLNIFINALFNGQFIQKETLDMMISNKNEKLFGLGIMKMPFYNITLYGHGGDTAGSHSTVAFEPNDQLSYAVTINGQEFPHNSFYVALLNLIYDRDYQYPVLDSPKLPAADLEKYVGDYTSKDIDLGLKVTAKNGTLYAQGTNQPEFPLTSVAKDQFTFDKAGLKLLFIPESNQLKLTQGGKTYLFRKK from the coding sequence ATGAAAATCAAATTATTACTAGTGCTGGTATTCCTGGCACACCTTTGTCACGCCCAAATTGAAGGAATCTGGAACGGAGAAGTAGACACTCAATCCATGAAACTTCCGGTTGTCCTTAAAATTTCAAAAGAGTCAAAAGGCTATACTTCTTCAATCATCAGTCCAAAACAAAGCCCTAAAGAAATTCCTGTAGATAAAATTGACTTCAACAATAATGAACTCACTTTTGAAATAGAGAAGATTAATGCTACCTACAAAGGAAGCTATAAAACAGACCATTTTGAAGGAAACCTTTTACAGCATGGAAAAACCATGGCTTTAAACCTTTACAGGGATAAAAAACCTGAAAATTCTGACGTTTCTTACCTTAATGGAAAGCCTATCAATACACAAAAGATTGACGACTTTTTAAATTATATGGTTCAAAACAACCAAGTGATTGGAAGTGTTTCCATCTTCAGAAACGGATCACAAGTCTATCAAAAAGATTTTGGACAACAGCTTTTATCTGATGTTACCTATGATAAAAATACAGCTTATCAGATAGGTTCCATTAGCAAGCTTATCACAGCCGTAATGCTTCTTCAGCTTGTAGAGAAAGGGAAATTAAAACTAAGCGATCCACTTTCAAAATTTTATCCTGAAATTCCTAATGCTAAAATCATTACCATTCAAACTATGCTCAACCATACCAGCGGATTGGGAGATTATGTAGGAAAATCTATTGAAAATAATTGGCTTTTTGGAAAACAGGTAGGTGATCAGGCAATTATTAAAGTTATTAAAAAAGATGGTGTGACCTTTAAACCCGGAGAAAAAATGAGCTATTCCAATTCAGCTTACTTTCTTTTGAGTAGAATTCTGGAAAAAATATACAATAAACCTTATAATGAGATTTTAAAGGAAAACATTCTTGAAAAAGTCAAAATGCCCCACACTTTTTCTGTTCTTGACAATCCAAAGAATATTTTTAAGTCTTATGAACTTAAAGATAAAAACTGGATTGAAGTTAAAGATTTCGATTTTCATAACTGTATTGGATTAGGAGATATCACCTCCACTCCTGAAGACCTGAACATCTTTATCAATGCTTTATTCAATGGTCAGTTTATACAAAAAGAAACCCTTGACATGATGATTTCCAACAAAAACGAGAAACTTTTCGGCTTAGGAATCATGAAAATGCCGTTTTACAACATTACTTTATATGGACATGGAGGAGATACGGCAGGAAGCCATTCTACAGTAGCTTTCGAGCCGAATGATCAATTATCTTATGCCGTTACCATCAATGGTCAGGAATTTCCACATAACAGTTTCTATGTTGCTCTTTTGAATTTAATCTATGACAGGGATTATCAATATCCTGTATTGGATAGTCCTAAACTTCCGGCAGCTGATCTGGAAAAATATGTCGGAGATTATACTTCAAAGGATATCGATTTGGGATTAAAGGTAACTGCTAAAAATGGAACATTGTATGCTCAAGGCACCAACCAGCCTGAATTCCCTCTGACTTCGGTAGCAAAGGATCAGTTTACCTTTGACAAAGCAGGTTTAAAACTATTGTTTATTCCTGAAAGTAATCAGCTTAAACTTACACAGGGTGGAAAAACTTACCTATTCAGGAAAAAGTAA
- a CDS encoding YIP1 family protein — MNWKSIFNPFEKFDERLLLLIGILTVIISIGIGYWTDSSFTSIYRINYLENSSLKTIALSTLLSFSFAIIVLFILGKYLNKKTRFIDIVNTVLISQLFLIILQVSKKIPYIRTAGKNIAQYQSNTSGAFPFLDFLISISTTIIALIILLYSFTLYYNGFKTATNIKKWQHIVLFCAVSLISTLICQITITKII, encoded by the coding sequence ATGAACTGGAAATCCATCTTTAACCCGTTTGAAAAGTTTGATGAGAGATTACTCCTCCTTATCGGAATTCTTACTGTAATTATTTCTATTGGAATAGGATATTGGACAGATTCTAGCTTTACTAGTATATACAGAATCAACTATTTAGAAAACTCCTCACTCAAAACGATAGCGTTATCTACTTTATTAAGCTTCTCATTCGCCATTATTGTTCTTTTTATCTTAGGAAAATACCTCAACAAAAAGACAAGATTCATTGATATCGTAAATACCGTTTTAATATCCCAGCTCTTTTTGATCATCTTACAGGTATCTAAAAAGATACCCTATATCCGGACAGCAGGTAAAAACATTGCCCAATATCAGTCGAATACTTCCGGTGCGTTTCCCTTTCTGGATTTTCTGATCTCAATTTCCACCACTATTATTGCCCTTATCATACTCCTATATAGTTTTACCCTTTATTACAACGGATTCAAAACGGCAACCAATATTAAAAAATGGCAGCATATTGTACTTTTTTGTGCCGTATCATTAATCAGTACCTTGATCTGCCAGATTACGATAACTAAAATTATTTAA
- a CDS encoding DUF2089 family protein: MKLPIVCPSCDHTLNVSQMKCPSCKTEVSGDYELPVLLKLNREEQDFVLNFFLSSGSIKEMAKQAGLSYPTMRNKMDDLITKVEQLKTNL, encoded by the coding sequence ATGAAGTTACCCATAGTCTGCCCAAGTTGTGACCATACCTTAAACGTAAGCCAGATGAAATGCCCAAGCTGCAAAACAGAAGTAAGCGGTGATTATGAACTGCCGGTTCTCCTGAAGCTGAATCGTGAGGAGCAGGACTTTGTTCTTAATTTTTTTCTATCCAGTGGAAGCATCAAGGAAATGGCCAAACAGGCCGGCCTCTCCTACCCGACCATGAGAAATAAAATGGATGACCTGATCACCAAGGTCGAACAATTGAAAACTAACCTGTAA
- a CDS encoding prephenate dehydrogenase yields the protein MKISIIGVGLIGGSMALKLREKNIASFIYGIDNNKEHISEALNLKIIDAEADLEKGIKDSDLIILAIPVDSARKLLPSILDLISDHQTVMDAGSTKAGIVGAVKNHPKRSRYVAFHPMWGTENSGPKSAIAESFSGKAGVICNKEESAEDALNVVETVVNALDMHMIYMNAEDHDIHTAYISHISHITSYALANTVLEKEREEETIFQLASSGFSSTVRLAKSHPEMWVPIFKQNKENVLDVLNEHITQLRKFKAALEKENYEYLEELITNANRIRGILR from the coding sequence ATGAAAATAAGTATTATAGGAGTAGGATTGATCGGTGGGTCAATGGCCTTAAAATTAAGAGAAAAAAACATAGCCAGCTTCATCTACGGAATTGATAACAACAAAGAGCATATCAGCGAAGCATTAAACTTGAAAATAATTGATGCCGAAGCAGATCTGGAAAAAGGAATTAAAGATTCTGACCTTATTATTCTTGCCATTCCGGTAGATTCTGCGAGAAAATTATTGCCAAGTATTCTGGATCTTATATCTGATCATCAGACTGTGATGGATGCCGGTTCTACCAAGGCTGGGATCGTTGGTGCCGTTAAAAACCACCCGAAACGTTCCAGATATGTAGCCTTTCACCCGATGTGGGGTACTGAAAACAGTGGTCCAAAATCTGCTATTGCTGAAAGTTTCTCAGGAAAAGCCGGAGTGATCTGCAACAAGGAAGAATCTGCTGAAGATGCACTGAATGTAGTGGAAACAGTAGTTAATGCCCTTGATATGCACATGATTTACATGAATGCAGAAGATCATGATATCCATACCGCTTATATTTCCCATATTTCTCACATTACCTCCTATGCACTAGCCAATACTGTACTGGAAAAGGAACGTGAGGAAGAAACCATCTTTCAGCTTGCCAGTTCAGGTTTCTCAAGTACCGTACGTCTTGCAAAATCTCATCCTGAAATGTGGGTTCCCATCTTTAAACAAAACAAGGAAAACGTACTGGATGTTTTGAATGAGCATATCACTCAGCTCAGAAAATTCAAGGCTGCTCTGGAAAAAGAAAACTACGAATACCTTGAAGAGCTTATTACTAATGCGAATAGAATTAGAGGAATATTAAGATAG
- a CDS encoding SH3 domain-containing protein, with translation MKNICLFIFLTYSFICPAQDKNKGTVKYKQSSSEAHQRSSFETYINNEDYFIKTFDVNKDGISDKMVSNKPYLGENLFVFFGNKHGKYTLALETRNFSEDGGNIIEDVIPLPDKKGFTIKTFFPDRGYYEKEYHIILQNNTWILQNIIYKTMSDISQDAVKYICDVPQNIDIQKTGWTDKIVPIPEENVRDKKCSIEKKSNTEYYIQDSDGFTNLRQDKNSSSKILQKIKSGEQIEVLDQNGDWWSIISKEGNKGYIHKSRIKSR, from the coding sequence ATGAAAAATATTTGTCTATTCATTTTTTTAACATATAGTTTTATTTGTCCTGCTCAGGATAAAAATAAGGGCACTGTAAAGTATAAACAATCATCAAGTGAAGCTCATCAAAGAAGCTCTTTTGAAACTTATATCAATAACGAAGATTATTTCATAAAAACTTTCGATGTCAATAAAGATGGAATATCAGATAAGATGGTAAGCAACAAACCTTATTTGGGTGAAAACCTATTTGTTTTTTTCGGAAATAAACATGGGAAATATACATTAGCCCTAGAAACAAGAAACTTTTCTGAAGATGGTGGCAATATTATCGAAGACGTCATTCCCCTACCAGACAAAAAGGGTTTTACTATAAAAACCTTCTTTCCTGACCGTGGATATTATGAAAAGGAATATCATATTATCTTACAAAATAACACATGGATTCTTCAAAATATCATCTATAAAACAATGTCAGATATTTCACAGGATGCCGTAAAATACATTTGTGATGTTCCTCAAAATATTGATATACAAAAAACAGGATGGACTGATAAAATAGTACCTATTCCTGAAGAAAATGTAAGGGATAAAAAATGCAGCATAGAAAAGAAGAGCAATACAGAATATTATATTCAGGATTCTGATGGTTTTACCAATTTAAGACAAGATAAAAACTCCTCGTCCAAAATTCTGCAAAAGATAAAAAGTGGAGAACAGATTGAAGTGTTAGACCAAAATGGTGACTGGTGGTCAATCATTTCCAAAGAAGGAAATAAAGGATACATCCATAAAAGCAGGATAAAATCTAGATAA